The bacterium nucleotide sequence TTAATAGATTATCTCTGATAAATTCATTTAGAGGACCAATGAACCATGGAGAGAGGGGAACAGTAAAGCCAACTTTTCGCCGGTAAATACATTCCATAGGGATATATTTCTCAGCGAGATTCTTGAGGATACGTTTTGTTTTAGTGCCTTTTACTTTATAGGAAGGTGGCAAACCTGCAGCCCATTCGACTAGTGTATGGTCGAGATAGGGTACTCTCGCTTCTACACTGCTGCCCATGCTCATGCGATCCCCTTTAATTAATAGATCATCAACCAACCATGTGTGTAAATCAGCGTATAACATACGATCAAGTGAATTATTGCTGTCGCAGCGCATTATCTCTTCGCCCATTCGTTTAGGTGCATTGCCATTCACCAATTCATTCTTGAACTCTGACCGCAACAGTCTGGATAATCCTTTAGTATCAAATGCTGAAAACCATGAGACGAAGCGCTCTTCTTGAGAAGACTCAGAAAGTGTCTCAAGAGCAACACGAAGTCGTCTGCCAGAGAAGGGAAGAACAGCGGCGCTTGATCTTAGCAACTTTTGGCGTATCCCTGAAGGTATCCAATCAAGATAGCGAGAGAATTGATCGAAAGCACACTTGGGGTAACCGGCAAAGAGTTCGTCTCCTCCCTCCCCTGTAAGCATAACAGTTACTCCCTCACGTTTTGCATACTTACAGATAAGATAGGTTGGAATAGCAGACGATTCAGCTATTGGTTCATCGTAAATCCAGCAAATCCTGGCGAATTCTCTGAGGAAATCATTAAAACCAACCACTTGCTCGAAGTGCTGGGTATTATACAATTGTGCAACTTGACGAGCATAAATAAGTTCGCTATATTCAGGTCTATCAAAGCCAATGGAAAATGTGCGTACCTTTTCTTTATTTCCCGATTCCTGTCTCAAACGTTCCATATAAGCAACAATCAAACTGCTATCAACACCGCCGGAAAGTTGCGCTCCCAGAGGAACATCCGACATTAGATGGTCTTTCACAATATTTGAAAGACGGTGGTCCAACTCATTGGTAGCCTCTTCGTAACTCGGCATTGGCTGATGGCGCTGAAAGCTAACATCCCAATAGCGGTTAGGCTGAATATTTTTGCTTTTATCGAGTTGGAGCTCAATGTAATGACCTCCTGGGAGCTTTGAAACATTTTTAAATAATGTAAGAGGGGATGGGACATATCTGAAAGCAAGAAACTGAGCTAATGCATCTCGGTCGACATTACGTTTCGAAAGTCCGGGATAGCATAG carries:
- the asnB gene encoding asparagine synthase (glutamine-hydrolyzing) yields the protein MCGIIGVFKINSNASWKLTPDVTDKMLQTIHHRGPDSQGSWHSSDESCWFGHTRLSIIDISGGIQPMPNETGDVWACFNGEIYNHMKLHRELERAGHKFQSRCDTEVLVHGYEEWGGMELVKKLQGMFAFAIYDSKRQSMFVARDRVGIKPLYWWSDGNVFIFASEIKAMLCYPGLSKRNVDRDALAQFLAFRYVPSPLTLFKNVSKLPGGHYIELQLDKSKNIQPNRYWDVSFQRHQPMPSYEEATNELDHRLSNIVKDHLMSDVPLGAQLSGGVDSSLIVAYMERLRQESGNKEKVRTFSIGFDRPEYSELIYARQVAQLYNTQHFEQVVGFNDFLREFARICWIYDEPIAESSAIPTYLICKYAKREGVTVMLTGEGGDELFAGYPKCAFDQFSRYLDWIPSGIRQKLLRSSAAVLPFSGRRLRVALETLSESSQEERFVSWFSAFDTKGLSRLLRSEFKNELVNGNAPKRMGEEIMRCDSNNSLDRMLYADLHTWLVDDLLIKGDRMSMGSSVEARVPYLDHTLVEWAAGLPPSYKVKGTKTKRILKNLAEKYIPMECIYRRKVGFTVPLSPWFIGPLNEFIRDNLLSDQAFSRGYFNPNEITQIVDEHLSGKVDHNRTIWSLLALEMWHRLFVDDDGSESASERLNEQIMISCKMDLP